From Ptiloglossa arizonensis isolate GNS036 chromosome 10, iyPtiAriz1_principal, whole genome shotgun sequence, the proteins below share one genomic window:
- the LOC143152094 gene encoding F-BAR domain only protein 2 isoform X8 — protein sequence MTVDFAEYFWGEKNNGFDVLYHNMKHGVVASKELAEFLKERSAIEENNYKLLSKVAKQVGNSSSTQGTFAPVWAALRGAAEKLASLHLQMAQRVTELIKDVSKYADELHKKHKAVKEEESSTLEVVQSIQSITVTLHKAKDMRMQKGLELEKLKKDNASQKELEKAEIKFKKAQDDYKTLVDKYMVIRNDFQTKMTQACRRFQDVEETHLKHMKEFLNIYADVLQTNHEQVGQVHIDFKRQCLDMTVDKLLEQFVQSKYTGFEKPGMIEYEEVMTSLADMTSHSQSDSNVEAPKEPSKGANGETGVVGFLRSRREKRKEKKAKKKKDVVETSSNKEEKEDKEDSRKSETPTPEVDEDGFCIRPKSDPWENEKGFYSSSDTDSEDERERKIKVEIKPLSNGGAPMSASVDELRATVENLSLSPAPTGRRGSNTDSDHHMKRSQSVSQQLGGKPSSDLLGLNLFNPSSTPSSASTPTGSHPYAPLQSPPPLSSSPTPQPQPPQSAPPTHPHSRFPDGDLFSEVGDITPALPPKQSASSTPTGSIIIPRPPSRRGEGPSPRGRNSPATISRADSVASLEFRTAGVGVGSSRGPSPLTIGLADTIPLAVAFHEIVHSYFRGTDETRCQVKLSGDMMLSFPAGIVAVLANNPSPAKLMFRVRNSNRLEKLFPNNQLVSMDATQTTVDSTIFEFNMSALTTLLRKQAEQNPTASYFNVDILKYQIKCKEGAGSCPFQLVAYWKCESTHTDLKIDYKYNSRAMASPSPLLNLHVAAPIDGGFKSLNSKPQAQWLPDTNRVLWKFTELSQHSEGNGVGSLKARVELAHGPGNQGTIFTQFNCEGTTLSGVEFELLGPGYRLSLVKRRFVSGKYICDGDSDSRSRYAAPPSNVD from the exons ATGACTGTGGATTTCGCCGAATACTTTTGG GGCGAAAAGAATAATGGATTTGACGTGTTATATCATAACATGAAGCATGGTGTAGTCGCGAGTAAGGAGTTGGCTGAATTTTTGAAAGAACGATCAGCCATAGAAGAAAACAATTACAAACTTCTTAGCAAAGTAGCTAAGCAAGTGGGCAATAGCAGTAGTACACAGGGAACATTCGCACCTGTTTGGGCTGCTCTAAGAGGCGCAGCAGAAAAACTAGCAAGTTTACACTTGCAGATGGCCCAAAGGGTCACTGAACTAATCAAAGATGTATCAAAATATGCAGATGAACTGCACAAGAAACATAAGGCT GTAAAAGAGGAAGAATCATCCACCTTGGAAGTTGTACAAAGTATACAAAGCATTACTGTGACTTTGCACAAAGCAAAAGACATGCGTATGCAAAAGGGTCttgaattggaaaaattgaaaaaagacaaTGCTAGTCAGAAAGAATTAGAAAAagcagaaataaaatttaaaaaggcACAAGATGATTATAAAACTTTGGTAGACAAATACATGGTCATAAGAAATGATTTTCAAACCAAAATGACTCAAGCATGCAGG CGATTCCAAGATGTAGAGGAAACTCATTTGAAACATATGAAGGAGTTTTTAAATATCTATGCAGATGTCTTGCAAACAAATCACGAACAAGTTGGCCAGGTTCATATTGATTTTAAACGTCAGTGTCTGGACATGACAGTGGACAAGTTATTAGAACAATTTGTTCAAAGCAAGTATACAGGTTTCGAGAAGCCAG GTATGATCGAATACGAAGAAGTAATGACAAGTTTAGCAGATATGACCAGTCATTCTCAATCGGATAGCAATGTCGAGGCACCCAAGGAACCGTCAAAAGGAGCTAATGGAGAAACAGGAGTTGTTG GGTTTCTTCGCAGCAGGAGAGAAAAGCGCAAGGAAAAGAAggcgaaaaagaagaaggatgTCGTGGAAACGAGCAGCAACAAAGAAGAAAA GGAGGACAAGGAGGATAGCAGAAAGTCTGAAACACCGACACCAGAAGTAGACGAGGATGGATTTTGTATCCGACCGAAATCAGATCCGTGGGAAAATGAGAAGGGATTTTATTCCAGCTCGGATACCGATTCTGAGGATGAAAGGGAGAGAAAGATCAAGGTGGAAATAAAGCCTCTCAGCAATGGCGGAGCACCGATGAGCGCCAGCGTGGACGAGCTGAGGGCAACGGTGGAGAATTTATCGTTATCGCCTGCACCAACG GGACGCAGAGGATCTAACACCGACTCTGATCACCACATGAAAAGGTCTCAGTCAGTGTCACAGCAATTAGGAGGTAAGCCAAGCTCAGATTTACTTGGCCTAAACTTGTTCAATCCCAGCAGTACACCATCGAGCGCCTCGACGCCGACTGGTAGTCATCCGTACGCGCCATTGCAAAGTCCTCCGCCACTGTCTTCGTCACCGACGCCTCAACCACAGCCGCCACAATCTGCACCACCTACACACCCTCACTCACGGTTCCCTG ATGGAGACTTATTCTCGGAAGTGGGAGATATCACTCCGGCCTTACCTCCCAAACAATCAGCATCTTCCACTCCGACAGGATCTATTATCATTCCTAGACCGCCGTCCCGACGAGGTGAAGGTCCTTCTCCAAGAGGTAGGAATTCACCAGCAACGATATCAAGAGCAGACAGCGTGGCAAGCTTGGAGTTTCGTACAGCTGGCGTGGGAGTTGGCTCATCCAGAGGTCCTTCTCCGTTGACAATCGGGCTCGCGGATACGATTCCTCTGGCGGTTGCCTTTCACGAAATAGTACACTCTTACTTCAGAGGTACCGACGAGACGCGATGTCAGGTGAAGCTCAGCGGCGATATGATGTTATCGTTTCCTGCCGGTATCGTCGCTGTGCTGGCAAATAATCCGAGTCCCGCAAAGCTAATGTTTCGTGTGAGAAACAGTAACagattggaaaaattgtttcctaATAATCAGCTCGTCAGCAT GGATGCCACGCAGACAACCGTCGACAGTACAATTTTCGAATTCAACATGAGTGCCTTAACTACATTGTTACGCAAACAGGCTGAACAAAATCCCACGGCTTCCTATTTTAACGTCGACATActcaagtatcaaatcaaatGCAAGGAGGGCGCGGGTTCTTGTCCTTTTCAGTTGGTGGCGTATTGGAAGTGCGAATCTACACACACTGACCTTAAG ATTGATTATAAATACAACAGTCGCGCTATGGCTTCTCCAAGTCCACTGCTAAACCTCCATGTAGCAGCACCGATTGACGGAGGTTTCAAATCTCTGAACAGTAAACCACAAGCTCAGTGGTTGCCGGACACGAATCGTGTATTGTGGAAGTTCACGGAATTGTCTCAGCACAGTGAGGGTAATGGTGTAGGCTCTTTGAAAGCGCGAGTTGAACTCGCACATGGGCCAGGAAATCAAGGAACGATATTTACTCAATTCAATTGCGAAGGGACCACATTATCCGGAGTTGAATTCGAACTTCTGGGCCCCGGCTATAGATTAAGTTTAGTAAAGCGCAGATTCGTATCTG GAAAGTACATATGCGATGGAGATTCCGACTCAAGAAGCAGATACGCCGCACCGCCATCCAATGTGGATTGA
- the LOC143152094 gene encoding F-BAR domain only protein 2 isoform X7 produces MTVDFAEYFWGEKNNGFDVLYHNMKHGVVASKELAEFLKERSAIEENNYKLLSKVAKQVGNSSSTQGTFAPVWAALRGAAEKLASLHLQMAQRVTELIKDVSKYADELHKKHKAVKEEESSTLEVVQSIQSITVTLHKAKDMRMQKGLELEKLKKDNASQKELEKAEIKFKKAQDDYKTLVDKYMVIRNDFQTKMTQACRRFQDVEETHLKHMKEFLNIYADVLQTNHEQVGQVHIDFKRQCLDMTVDKLLEQFVQSKYTGFEKPGMIEYEEVMTSLADMTSHSQSDSNVEAPKEPSKGANGETGVVGFLRSRREKRKEKKAKKKKDVVETSSNKEEKSDLEDKEDSRKSETPTPEVDEDGFCIRPKSDPWENEKGFYSSSDTDSEDERERKIKVEIKPLSNGGAPMSASVDELRATVENLSLSPAPTGRRGSNTDSDHHMKRSQSVSQQLGGKPSSDLLGLNLFNPSSTPSSASTPTGSHPYAPLQSPPPLSSSPTPQPQPPQSAPPTHPHSRFPDGDLFSEVGDITPALPPKQSASSTPTGSIIIPRPPSRRGEGPSPRGRNSPATISRADSVASLEFRTAGVGVGSSRGPSPLTIGLADTIPLAVAFHEIVHSYFRGTDETRCQVKLSGDMMLSFPAGIVAVLANNPSPAKLMFRVRNSNRLEKLFPNNQLVSMDATQTTVDSTIFEFNMSALTTLLRKQAEQNPTASYFNVDILKYQIKCKEGAGSCPFQLVAYWKCESTHTDLKIDYKYNSRAMASPSPLLNLHVAAPIDGGFKSLNSKPQAQWLPDTNRVLWKFTELSQHSEGNGVGSLKARVELAHGPGNQGTIFTQFNCEGTTLSGVEFELLGPGYRLSLVKRRFVSGKYICDGDSDSRSRYAAPPSNVD; encoded by the exons ATGACTGTGGATTTCGCCGAATACTTTTGG GGCGAAAAGAATAATGGATTTGACGTGTTATATCATAACATGAAGCATGGTGTAGTCGCGAGTAAGGAGTTGGCTGAATTTTTGAAAGAACGATCAGCCATAGAAGAAAACAATTACAAACTTCTTAGCAAAGTAGCTAAGCAAGTGGGCAATAGCAGTAGTACACAGGGAACATTCGCACCTGTTTGGGCTGCTCTAAGAGGCGCAGCAGAAAAACTAGCAAGTTTACACTTGCAGATGGCCCAAAGGGTCACTGAACTAATCAAAGATGTATCAAAATATGCAGATGAACTGCACAAGAAACATAAGGCT GTAAAAGAGGAAGAATCATCCACCTTGGAAGTTGTACAAAGTATACAAAGCATTACTGTGACTTTGCACAAAGCAAAAGACATGCGTATGCAAAAGGGTCttgaattggaaaaattgaaaaaagacaaTGCTAGTCAGAAAGAATTAGAAAAagcagaaataaaatttaaaaaggcACAAGATGATTATAAAACTTTGGTAGACAAATACATGGTCATAAGAAATGATTTTCAAACCAAAATGACTCAAGCATGCAGG CGATTCCAAGATGTAGAGGAAACTCATTTGAAACATATGAAGGAGTTTTTAAATATCTATGCAGATGTCTTGCAAACAAATCACGAACAAGTTGGCCAGGTTCATATTGATTTTAAACGTCAGTGTCTGGACATGACAGTGGACAAGTTATTAGAACAATTTGTTCAAAGCAAGTATACAGGTTTCGAGAAGCCAG GTATGATCGAATACGAAGAAGTAATGACAAGTTTAGCAGATATGACCAGTCATTCTCAATCGGATAGCAATGTCGAGGCACCCAAGGAACCGTCAAAAGGAGCTAATGGAGAAACAGGAGTTGTTG GGTTTCTTCGCAGCAGGAGAGAAAAGCGCAAGGAAAAGAAggcgaaaaagaagaaggatgTCGTGGAAACGAGCAGCAACAAAGAAGAAAAGTCTGACCT GGAGGACAAGGAGGATAGCAGAAAGTCTGAAACACCGACACCAGAAGTAGACGAGGATGGATTTTGTATCCGACCGAAATCAGATCCGTGGGAAAATGAGAAGGGATTTTATTCCAGCTCGGATACCGATTCTGAGGATGAAAGGGAGAGAAAGATCAAGGTGGAAATAAAGCCTCTCAGCAATGGCGGAGCACCGATGAGCGCCAGCGTGGACGAGCTGAGGGCAACGGTGGAGAATTTATCGTTATCGCCTGCACCAACG GGACGCAGAGGATCTAACACCGACTCTGATCACCACATGAAAAGGTCTCAGTCAGTGTCACAGCAATTAGGAGGTAAGCCAAGCTCAGATTTACTTGGCCTAAACTTGTTCAATCCCAGCAGTACACCATCGAGCGCCTCGACGCCGACTGGTAGTCATCCGTACGCGCCATTGCAAAGTCCTCCGCCACTGTCTTCGTCACCGACGCCTCAACCACAGCCGCCACAATCTGCACCACCTACACACCCTCACTCACGGTTCCCTG ATGGAGACTTATTCTCGGAAGTGGGAGATATCACTCCGGCCTTACCTCCCAAACAATCAGCATCTTCCACTCCGACAGGATCTATTATCATTCCTAGACCGCCGTCCCGACGAGGTGAAGGTCCTTCTCCAAGAGGTAGGAATTCACCAGCAACGATATCAAGAGCAGACAGCGTGGCAAGCTTGGAGTTTCGTACAGCTGGCGTGGGAGTTGGCTCATCCAGAGGTCCTTCTCCGTTGACAATCGGGCTCGCGGATACGATTCCTCTGGCGGTTGCCTTTCACGAAATAGTACACTCTTACTTCAGAGGTACCGACGAGACGCGATGTCAGGTGAAGCTCAGCGGCGATATGATGTTATCGTTTCCTGCCGGTATCGTCGCTGTGCTGGCAAATAATCCGAGTCCCGCAAAGCTAATGTTTCGTGTGAGAAACAGTAACagattggaaaaattgtttcctaATAATCAGCTCGTCAGCAT GGATGCCACGCAGACAACCGTCGACAGTACAATTTTCGAATTCAACATGAGTGCCTTAACTACATTGTTACGCAAACAGGCTGAACAAAATCCCACGGCTTCCTATTTTAACGTCGACATActcaagtatcaaatcaaatGCAAGGAGGGCGCGGGTTCTTGTCCTTTTCAGTTGGTGGCGTATTGGAAGTGCGAATCTACACACACTGACCTTAAG ATTGATTATAAATACAACAGTCGCGCTATGGCTTCTCCAAGTCCACTGCTAAACCTCCATGTAGCAGCACCGATTGACGGAGGTTTCAAATCTCTGAACAGTAAACCACAAGCTCAGTGGTTGCCGGACACGAATCGTGTATTGTGGAAGTTCACGGAATTGTCTCAGCACAGTGAGGGTAATGGTGTAGGCTCTTTGAAAGCGCGAGTTGAACTCGCACATGGGCCAGGAAATCAAGGAACGATATTTACTCAATTCAATTGCGAAGGGACCACATTATCCGGAGTTGAATTCGAACTTCTGGGCCCCGGCTATAGATTAAGTTTAGTAAAGCGCAGATTCGTATCTG GAAAGTACATATGCGATGGAGATTCCGACTCAAGAAGCAGATACGCCGCACCGCCATCCAATGTGGATTGA